A single window of Streptomyces sp. NBC_00464 DNA harbors:
- a CDS encoding DUF6167 family protein — translation MFRRTFWFTAGAAAGVWATAKVNRKIKQLTPESLAAQAADKALVAGHKLKDFALDVREGMARREAELGEALGLEAPVDPDLPVQRHFAVEAAEPEAHRTLPPTSRTYNSYNRNEDH, via the coding sequence ATGTTCCGCCGTACGTTCTGGTTCACCGCCGGCGCAGCCGCCGGCGTCTGGGCCACCGCCAAGGTCAACCGGAAGATCAAGCAGCTGACCCCCGAGAGCCTCGCGGCGCAGGCCGCCGACAAGGCGCTCGTGGCCGGTCACAAGCTCAAGGACTTCGCCCTGGACGTCCGCGAGGGCATGGCCAGGCGCGAGGCCGAACTGGGCGAGGCGCTCGGGCTCGAAGCACCCGTCGACCCCGATCTCCCCGTGCAGCGCCACTTCGCCGTCGAGGCGGCCGAGCCCGAGGCGCACCGCACGCTTCCCCCCACGTCACGCACCTACAACTCGTACAACCGGAATGAGGACCACTGA
- a CDS encoding replication-associated recombination protein A, giving the protein MEPDLFTAAAEDRQEKDPSSSPLAVRMRPRTLDEVVGQQHLLKPGSPLRRLVGEGSGGPAGPSSVILWGPPGIGKTTLAYVVSKATNKRFVELSAITAGVKEVRAVIEGARRATGGYGKETVLFLDEIHRFSKAQQDSLLPAVENRWVTLIAATTENPYFSIISPLLSRSLLLTLESLTDDDLRALLHRALTDERGLGGAVTLPEDAEEHLLRIAGGDARRALTALEAAAGAAMSKQEEEITLLTLEETVDRAAVKYDRDGDQHYDVASALIKSIRGSDVDAALHYLARMIEAGEDPRFIARRLMISASEDIGLADPTALPTAVAAAQAVALIGFPEAALTLSHATIALALAPKSNAATLAIFAAQEDVRKGLAGAVPAHLRDGHYKGAAKLGHAQGYVYPHDVPGGIAAQQYAPDAVRDKRYYRPTRYGAEARYADVADRVRERLGRTDTEGGASAPDGS; this is encoded by the coding sequence GTGGAGCCCGACCTCTTTACCGCAGCTGCCGAAGACCGCCAGGAGAAGGACCCGTCCAGCAGCCCCCTCGCTGTCCGGATGCGTCCTCGTACCCTCGACGAGGTCGTGGGCCAGCAGCATCTGCTCAAGCCGGGCTCGCCACTGCGCCGCCTCGTCGGCGAGGGGAGCGGGGGACCGGCCGGCCCGTCCTCGGTGATTCTCTGGGGTCCGCCCGGCATCGGGAAGACGACTCTGGCGTATGTGGTCAGCAAGGCCACGAACAAACGATTCGTCGAGCTCTCCGCGATCACCGCGGGTGTCAAGGAAGTACGGGCCGTGATCGAGGGCGCCCGTCGCGCCACCGGCGGCTACGGCAAGGAGACCGTCCTCTTCCTGGACGAGATCCACCGTTTCTCCAAGGCCCAGCAGGACTCCCTGCTCCCGGCCGTGGAGAACCGCTGGGTCACGCTGATCGCCGCGACCACCGAGAATCCCTACTTCTCGATCATCTCGCCGCTCCTCTCGCGTTCGCTGCTGCTCACGCTGGAGTCGCTGACCGACGACGATTTGCGCGCCCTGCTGCACCGGGCCCTGACCGACGAGCGCGGACTCGGTGGCGCGGTGACGCTGCCCGAGGACGCGGAGGAGCATCTGCTGCGCATCGCCGGGGGCGACGCGCGCCGGGCGCTGACGGCGCTGGAGGCGGCGGCCGGCGCGGCGATGTCCAAGCAGGAGGAGGAGATCACCCTCCTCACCCTGGAGGAGACCGTCGACCGGGCGGCGGTGAAGTACGACCGGGACGGCGACCAGCACTACGACGTGGCGAGTGCGCTGATCAAGTCGATCCGCGGCTCCGACGTCGACGCGGCCCTGCATTACCTGGCCCGGATGATCGAGGCGGGGGAGGACCCCCGGTTCATCGCCCGGCGGCTGATGATCTCGGCCAGCGAGGACATCGGTCTCGCCGACCCCACGGCACTGCCCACGGCGGTCGCGGCGGCCCAGGCCGTGGCGCTGATCGGTTTCCCGGAGGCGGCGCTCACCCTCAGCCATGCCACGATCGCGCTGGCGCTCGCCCCGAAGTCCAACGCGGCGACGCTGGCGATCTTCGCGGCCCAGGAGGACGTACGCAAGGGCCTGGCCGGTGCGGTCCCGGCCCATCTGCGCGACGGCCACTACAAGGGCGCCGCCAAGCTGGGCCACGCCCAGGGCTACGTCTACCCGCACGATGTCCCCGGCGGCATCGCCGCCCAGCAGTACGCCCCGGATGCCGTCCGCGACAAGCGCTACTACCGGCCCACCCGCTACGGGGCCGAGGCGCGGTACGCGGATGTCGCGGACCGGGTCCGTGAGCGTCTGGGCCGTACGGACACCGAAGGCGGCGCGAGCGCGCCGGACGGTTCGTAG
- the alaS gene encoding alanine--tRNA ligase: MESAEIRRRWLSFYEERGHTVVPSASLIADDPTLLLVPAGMVPFKPYFLGEVKPPAPRVTSVQKCVRTPDIEEVGKTTRHGTFFQMCGNFSFGDYFKEGAIEYAWELLTSSVADGGFALDPERLWITVYLDDDEAEQIWRDKIGVPAERIQRLGKKDNFWSMGVPGPCGPCSEINYDRGPEFGVEGGPAVNDERYVEIWNLVFMQYERGAGDGKDDFPILGDLPSKNIDTGLGLERLAMILQGVQNMYETDTLRVVMDKATGLTGVRYGAAAGTDVSLRVVADHIRTSVMLIGDGVTPGNEGRGYVLRRIMRRAIRNMRLMGATGSVVSELVDVVINTMGLQYPELITDRKRIETVALAEEAAFLKALKGGTNILETAVTETRAAGGRVLAGDKAFLLHDTWGFPIDLTLEMAAEQGLSVDEDGFRRLMQEQRDKAKADARAKKTGHADLSAYREVADHSGVTEFTGYTSTEGESTVVGLLVDGVSSPAASEGDEVEVVLDRTPFYAEGGGQLADQGRIRLHNGAVIQVRDVQQPVPGVSVHKGSVQVGEVTVGASALATIDNTRRRAIARAHSATHLTHQALRDALGPTAAQAGSENSPGRFRFDFGSPAAVPGTVLVDVEQKINEVLSRELDVQAEVMSIDEAKKQGAIAEFGEKYGERVRVVTIGDFSKELCGGTHVGNTAQLGLVKLLGESSIGSGVRRIEALVGVDAYNFLAKEHTVVAQLQELVKGRSEELPEKIAAMLGKLKDAEKEIEKFRAEKVLAAAAGLVDSAKDVRGVALVTGQVPDGTSADDLRKLVLDVRGRIQGGRPAVVALFTTANGRPLTVIATNEAARERGLKAGDLVRTAAKTLGGGGGGKPDVAQGGGTDPDAIGEAVAAVERLVTETA; encoded by the coding sequence ATGGAGTCGGCTGAAATTCGCCGCCGCTGGCTGAGCTTCTACGAGGAGCGCGGTCACACCGTTGTCCCTTCGGCGTCGCTCATCGCGGACGACCCGACTCTGCTGCTCGTCCCGGCGGGCATGGTGCCCTTCAAGCCGTACTTCCTCGGCGAGGTCAAGCCGCCCGCCCCGCGCGTCACCAGTGTGCAGAAGTGCGTCCGTACGCCGGACATCGAAGAGGTCGGCAAGACCACCCGGCACGGCACCTTCTTCCAGATGTGCGGGAACTTCTCCTTCGGCGACTACTTCAAGGAAGGCGCCATCGAGTACGCCTGGGAGCTGCTCACCAGCTCCGTGGCGGACGGCGGCTTCGCTCTCGACCCCGAGCGTCTGTGGATCACGGTCTACCTCGACGACGACGAGGCCGAGCAGATCTGGCGCGACAAGATCGGTGTCCCGGCCGAGCGCATCCAGCGCCTGGGCAAGAAGGACAACTTCTGGTCCATGGGCGTCCCCGGCCCCTGCGGCCCGTGTTCCGAGATCAACTACGACCGCGGCCCCGAGTTCGGCGTCGAGGGCGGCCCGGCCGTCAACGACGAGCGGTACGTGGAGATCTGGAACCTGGTCTTCATGCAGTACGAGCGCGGCGCCGGCGACGGCAAGGACGACTTCCCGATCCTCGGCGACCTGCCGTCCAAGAACATCGACACCGGCCTCGGCCTCGAACGCCTCGCGATGATCCTGCAGGGCGTGCAGAACATGTACGAGACCGACACCCTGCGCGTCGTCATGGACAAGGCCACCGGACTCACCGGGGTCCGCTACGGCGCCGCAGCCGGCACGGACGTCTCGCTGCGCGTGGTGGCCGACCACATCCGTACCTCCGTCATGCTCATCGGCGACGGCGTCACCCCCGGCAACGAGGGCCGCGGTTACGTGCTGCGCCGCATCATGCGCCGGGCGATCCGCAACATGCGCCTGATGGGCGCCACCGGATCCGTCGTCAGCGAACTGGTCGACGTCGTGATCAACACGATGGGGCTGCAGTACCCCGAGCTGATCACCGACCGCAAGCGCATCGAGACCGTCGCGCTCGCCGAGGAGGCCGCCTTCCTCAAGGCCCTCAAGGGCGGCACCAACATCCTGGAGACCGCCGTCACCGAGACCAGGGCCGCCGGCGGCCGGGTCCTCGCCGGTGACAAGGCGTTCCTGCTCCACGACACCTGGGGCTTCCCGATCGACCTCACCCTGGAGATGGCCGCCGAACAGGGCCTCTCCGTGGACGAGGACGGCTTCCGCCGCCTCATGCAGGAGCAGCGGGACAAGGCCAAGGCCGACGCCAGGGCCAAGAAGACCGGTCACGCCGACCTGTCCGCCTACCGCGAGGTCGCCGACCACTCCGGCGTCACCGAGTTCACCGGGTACACCTCCACCGAGGGCGAGTCGACCGTCGTCGGTCTCCTCGTGGACGGCGTCTCCTCGCCCGCGGCCTCCGAGGGCGACGAGGTCGAGGTCGTCCTGGACCGCACCCCGTTCTACGCAGAGGGCGGCGGCCAGCTCGCCGACCAGGGCCGCATCCGGCTCCACAACGGTGCCGTCATCCAGGTGCGCGACGTCCAGCAGCCGGTCCCCGGTGTCTCCGTCCACAAGGGCTCGGTCCAGGTCGGCGAGGTGACGGTCGGCGCCTCGGCCCTCGCCACCATCGACAACACCCGCCGCCGCGCGATCGCCCGCGCCCACAGCGCCACCCACCTCACGCACCAGGCGCTGCGTGACGCGCTCGGCCCGACGGCCGCCCAGGCCGGTTCGGAGAACTCCCCGGGCCGCTTCCGCTTCGACTTCGGTTCGCCCGCCGCCGTGCCCGGCACGGTCCTCGTCGACGTCGAGCAGAAGATCAACGAGGTCCTCTCGCGGGAGCTCGACGTACAGGCCGAGGTCATGTCGATCGACGAGGCCAAGAAGCAGGGCGCCATCGCCGAGTTCGGCGAGAAGTACGGCGAGCGGGTCCGCGTAGTCACCATCGGCGACTTCTCCAAGGAGCTGTGCGGCGGCACGCACGTCGGCAACACCGCCCAGCTCGGCCTGGTGAAGCTGCTCGGCGAGTCGTCCATCGGCTCCGGAGTGCGCCGCATCGAGGCCCTCGTCGGCGTCGACGCGTACAACTTCCTCGCCAAGGAGCACACGGTCGTCGCCCAGCTCCAGGAGCTGGTCAAGGGCCGCTCCGAGGAGCTCCCGGAGAAGATCGCCGCCATGCTCGGCAAGCTGAAGGACGCCGAGAAGGAGATCGAGAAGTTCCGCGCGGAGAAGGTCCTGGCGGCCGCCGCAGGCCTGGTCGACTCCGCCAAGGACGTACGGGGCGTCGCCCTGGTCACCGGCCAGGTGCCGGACGGCACCTCCGCCGACGACCTGCGCAAGCTCGTCCTCGACGTCCGCGGGCGCATCCAGGGCGGCCGGCCGGCCGTCGTGGCCCTGTTCACCACGGCCAACGGCCGCCCGCTGACCGTCATCGCCACCAACGAGGCCGCCCGTGAGCGCGGCCTCAAGGCCGGTGACCTGGTCCGTACCGCCGCCAAGACGCTCGGTGGCGGGGGCGGCGGCAAGCCGGACGTCGCCCAGGGCGGCGGCACCGACCCGGACGCCATCGGTGAGGCCGTCGCCGCTGTCGAACGCCTCGTCACCGAGACGGCGTGA
- a CDS encoding MBL fold metallo-hydrolase, which translates to MLIAGFPAGAWGTNCYLVAPAAGEECVIIDPGHQAASGVEEALKKHRLKPVAVVLTHGHIDHVASVVPVCGAHDVPAWIHPEDRYMMSDPEKALGRSIGMPLMGELTVGEPDDVKELSDGAQLLLAGMEFGVSHAPGHTKGSVTFRMPEAAEIPQVLFSGDLLFAGSVGRTDLPGGDHAELLESLARVCLPLDDSTVVLSGHGPQTTIGRERATNPYLSGMDAPRRGM; encoded by the coding sequence GTGCTCATTGCCGGGTTCCCCGCCGGGGCCTGGGGGACCAACTGTTACCTGGTCGCCCCCGCCGCGGGTGAGGAGTGCGTGATCATCGACCCGGGCCACCAGGCCGCCTCCGGGGTCGAGGAAGCGCTGAAGAAGCATCGGCTGAAGCCCGTCGCCGTCGTGCTCACCCACGGCCACATCGACCACGTCGCCTCGGTCGTCCCGGTGTGCGGGGCGCACGACGTCCCCGCCTGGATCCACCCCGAGGACCGCTACATGATGAGTGACCCGGAGAAGGCCCTCGGCCGCTCCATCGGGATGCCGCTCATGGGTGAGCTGACCGTGGGGGAGCCGGACGACGTCAAGGAGCTGAGCGACGGCGCGCAGCTGCTGCTGGCCGGTATGGAGTTCGGCGTCTCGCATGCGCCCGGCCATACGAAGGGGTCGGTGACGTTCAGGATGCCCGAGGCCGCGGAGATTCCGCAGGTTCTCTTCTCGGGCGACCTGCTCTTCGCCGGCTCCGTCGGACGCACCGACCTGCCCGGCGGCGACCACGCCGAGCTCCTCGAGTCGCTGGCCCGCGTGTGCCTGCCGCTCGACGACTCGACCGTGGTGCTGTCCGGCCACGGCCCCCAGACGACCATCGGCCGCGAGCGCGCCACCAATCCGTATCTGAGCGGTATGGACGCGCCCCGACGAGGAATGTGA
- the ruvX gene encoding Holliday junction resolvase RuvX, protein MRRGRRLAIDVGDARIGVASCDPDGILATPVETVPGRDVPAAHRRLGQIVQEYEPIEVIVGLPRSLGGGEGPAAAKVRAFTDVLARAVAPIPVRLVDERMTTVTASQGLRASGVKSKKGRSVIDQAAAVVILQNALESERASGKPPGEGVEVVV, encoded by the coding sequence ATGCGCCGCGGTCGCCGCCTGGCGATCGACGTCGGGGACGCCCGGATCGGGGTCGCCTCGTGCGACCCCGACGGGATCCTGGCCACGCCGGTGGAGACCGTGCCGGGACGCGATGTCCCGGCCGCCCACCGGCGGCTCGGGCAGATCGTCCAGGAGTACGAGCCGATCGAGGTCATCGTCGGTCTGCCCAGGTCCCTGGGCGGCGGTGAGGGACCGGCCGCGGCCAAGGTCCGCGCCTTCACCGATGTGCTCGCCCGCGCGGTTGCACCCATTCCGGTGCGATTGGTGGACGAGAGGATGACCACAGTGACGGCCAGTCAGGGGCTGCGCGCATCGGGCGTGAAGTCCAAAAAAGGCCGATCCGTCATCGACCAGGCTGCCGCTGTGGTGATCCTCCAGAACGCTCTGGAGTCCGAACGGGCTTCGGGCAAGCCACCCGGCGAGGGCGTCGAAGTGGTTGTCTGA
- a CDS encoding vitamin K epoxide reductase family protein: MTTAAVDHPSSDQEEDGGKRTIGGSRALALLLMITGAAGLLAAWVITIDKLKLMEDPNFVPGCSLNPVVACGNIMKSDQASAFGFPNPMLGMATYPVIIGIGLALLAGARFRSWYWLGMNAGTLFGVGFCTWLQYQSLYNINSLCLWCCLAWVATILMFCYVTTHNIKHRIIPAPSWLRNGLTEFHWVPPVLWIGIIGMLILTRWWDFWTS; the protein is encoded by the coding sequence ATGACGACTGCAGCGGTTGACCACCCCTCCTCCGACCAGGAGGAGGACGGCGGGAAGAGGACCATCGGCGGCAGTCGCGCGCTGGCGCTGCTGCTGATGATCACGGGCGCTGCCGGACTCCTCGCCGCGTGGGTCATCACCATCGACAAGCTCAAGCTGATGGAGGACCCCAACTTCGTTCCGGGCTGCAGTCTCAACCCGGTGGTGGCCTGCGGCAACATCATGAAGAGCGACCAGGCGTCGGCCTTCGGCTTCCCGAACCCGATGCTCGGTATGGCCACCTACCCCGTGATCATCGGGATCGGTCTGGCCCTGCTGGCGGGCGCGCGCTTCCGCAGCTGGTACTGGCTGGGGATGAACGCGGGCACGCTGTTCGGCGTCGGCTTCTGCACCTGGCTCCAGTACCAGTCGCTGTACAACATCAACTCGCTGTGCCTGTGGTGCTGCCTGGCCTGGGTCGCCACGATCCTCATGTTCTGCTACGTCACCACGCACAACATCAAGCACCGGATCATTCCGGCGCCGAGCTGGCTGCGCAACGGGCTCACGGAGTTCCACTGGGTGCCCCCGGTGCTGTGGATCGGGATCATCGGCATGCTGATCCTGACCCGCTGGTGGGACTTCTGGACCAGCTGA
- the hisS gene encoding histidine--tRNA ligase, producing the protein MSTFKAPKGTYDLTPPDSAKYLAVREAISAPLKNSGYGYIETPGFEDVALFSRGVGESTDIVSKEMYTLTTKGGSELALRPEGTASVLRAALEANLHKLGNLPVKLWYSGSYYRYERPQKGRYRHFSQVGAEAIGAEDPVLDAELIILADQAYRSLGLREFRILLNSLGDKECRPVYRDALQGFLRELDLDEETRRRIEINPLRVLDDKRPEVQKQLTGAPVLRDYLCDACKAYHEEVRDLLNAAGVVYEDDEKLVRGLDYYTRTTFEFVHDGLGSQSAVGGGGRYDGLSEMIGGPALPSVGWALGVDRTVLALEAEGIELELPSTTSVFAVPLGEEARRVLFGVVTQLRREGVAADFAFGGRGLKGAMKSANRSGARFTIVAGERDLAEGIVQLKDMESGEQTAVPLAEVTETVRARLA; encoded by the coding sequence GTGAGCACCTTCAAGGCCCCCAAGGGCACGTACGACCTGACCCCGCCCGACTCCGCGAAGTATCTCGCCGTGCGCGAGGCGATCTCCGCACCGCTGAAGAACTCCGGCTACGGCTACATCGAGACCCCGGGCTTCGAGGACGTGGCCCTCTTCTCGCGCGGCGTCGGTGAGTCCACCGACATCGTGTCCAAGGAGATGTACACCCTCACCACCAAGGGCGGCTCCGAGCTCGCCCTGCGCCCCGAGGGCACCGCGTCCGTGCTGCGCGCCGCGCTGGAGGCCAACCTCCACAAGCTCGGCAACCTGCCGGTCAAGCTCTGGTACTCCGGCTCGTACTACCGCTACGAGCGCCCGCAGAAGGGCCGTTACCGCCACTTCTCGCAGGTCGGCGCCGAGGCGATCGGCGCCGAGGACCCGGTCCTGGATGCCGAGCTGATCATCCTGGCCGACCAGGCGTACCGCTCCCTGGGCCTGCGGGAGTTCCGCATCCTGCTGAACTCGCTGGGCGACAAGGAGTGCCGGCCCGTCTACCGGGACGCGCTCCAGGGCTTCCTGCGTGAGCTCGACCTCGACGAGGAGACCCGCCGGCGCATCGAGATCAACCCGCTCCGGGTCCTCGACGACAAGCGCCCCGAGGTCCAGAAGCAGCTGACCGGCGCCCCGGTACTGCGCGACTACCTGTGCGACGCCTGCAAGGCGTACCACGAGGAGGTCCGGGACCTGCTCAACGCGGCAGGTGTCGTGTACGAGGACGACGAGAAGCTCGTCCGCGGCCTCGACTACTACACCCGCACCACCTTCGAGTTCGTCCACGACGGTCTGGGCTCCCAGTCGGCGGTCGGCGGCGGCGGCCGGTACGACGGCCTGTCCGAGATGATCGGCGGACCGGCGCTCCCGTCGGTCGGCTGGGCGCTCGGCGTGGACCGCACCGTGCTCGCGCTGGAGGCGGAGGGCATCGAGCTCGAACTGCCCTCCACCACCAGCGTCTTCGCCGTGCCGCTCGGCGAGGAGGCGCGTCGGGTGCTGTTCGGTGTCGTCACGCAGCTGCGCCGCGAGGGCGTGGCCGCGGACTTCGCGTTCGGGGGCCGCGGGCTGAAGGGCGCGATGAAGAGCGCCAACCGCTCGGGCGCGCGCTTCACGATCGTGGCCGGCGAGCGCGACCTGGCCGAGGGGATCGTCCAGCTCAAGGACATGGAGTCCGGTGAGCAGACGGCCGTGCCCCTCGCCGAGGTGACCGAGACGGTCCGCGCGCGCCTCGCCTGA
- a CDS encoding DUF2470 domain-containing protein translates to MPSAAERTRTLVQSTCSAVLLIPGLETAGSDQLMPLSRTVGPDGDLFLEFPADSPAVRAATHAQDDELTAVLEITDVAPVAVPHRIRGRARVCGWLTSVPGIAGPGRMLLRLETGEAHVEDLWGAEPVEPEELRDAAADPLAAHEAELLQHLHAAHGDRLGTLCELLGERAARTGAVNPPSVVPVALDRHGLRVRFFERNGPCFDARFEFPEPVRDVVELRHAMRTLFDAAAH, encoded by the coding sequence ATGCCGTCAGCAGCCGAGCGCACACGAACTCTCGTACAGAGTACCTGCTCCGCGGTGCTGCTCATCCCCGGGCTGGAGACAGCGGGCTCGGACCAGCTGATGCCGCTGTCCCGGACCGTGGGTCCGGACGGCGACCTCTTCCTTGAATTCCCCGCTGATTCCCCGGCCGTACGGGCCGCGACCCACGCCCAGGACGACGAGCTGACGGCCGTGCTGGAGATCACGGACGTCGCCCCGGTCGCCGTACCGCACCGCATCCGGGGCCGGGCCCGCGTCTGCGGCTGGCTCACCTCCGTACCCGGAATCGCCGGTCCCGGCCGGATGCTGCTGCGGCTGGAGACGGGTGAGGCCCACGTCGAGGATCTCTGGGGCGCGGAGCCGGTCGAGCCGGAGGAGCTGCGGGACGCGGCCGCCGACCCCCTCGCCGCCCACGAGGCGGAGCTGCTCCAGCATCTGCACGCGGCGCACGGGGACCGGCTGGGGACGCTGTGCGAACTGCTCGGCGAGCGGGCGGCCCGGACCGGCGCCGTGAACCCGCCGTCCGTCGTACCGGTCGCGCTGGACCGGCACGGGCTGCGGGTCCGCTTCTTCGAACGGAACGGGCCCTGCTTCGACGCGCGCTTCGAGTTCCCCGAGCCGGTACGCGACGTGGTGGAGCTGCGCCACGCCATGCGCACCCTCTTCGATGCCGCAGCGCACTGA
- a CDS encoding DUF948 domain-containing protein, whose protein sequence is MAGILVAVFWAILVSFLAVVLVRLAQTLRATTKLVADVTEQAVPLLADASATVRSAQTQLDKVDAIATDVQEVTSNASALSSTVASTFGGPLVKVAAFGYGVRQAIGRKTGPEPEARSRRSVIVGRTVPSARGKKRNGRNSRGSKD, encoded by the coding sequence GTGGCCGGGATCCTGGTGGCCGTCTTCTGGGCGATCCTGGTTTCGTTCCTCGCCGTCGTGCTGGTGAGGCTCGCCCAGACGCTCAGGGCGACCACGAAACTCGTGGCGGACGTGACCGAACAGGCCGTGCCGCTGCTCGCCGACGCCTCCGCGACCGTACGTTCCGCACAGACCCAGCTCGACAAGGTCGACGCGATCGCGACGGACGTCCAGGAAGTCACCTCCAACGCCTCGGCGCTCTCCTCCACCGTCGCCTCCACCTTCGGCGGCCCGCTGGTCAAGGTCGCGGCGTTCGGTTACGGGGTCCGGCAGGCCATCGGCCGCAAGACCGGTCCCGAACCGGAAGCGCGCTCCCGGCGCTCGGTGATTGTCGGCCGGACCGTGCCGTCCGCGCGTGGCAAAAAGCGCAACGGCAGAAACTCCCGCGGATCGAAGGACTGA
- the rpsD gene encoding 30S ribosomal protein S4 — MPNQSRPKVKKSRALGIALTPKAVKYFEARPYPPGEHGRGRKQNSDYKVRLLEKQRLRAQYDISERQMARAYDRAKKAEGKTGEALVVELERRLDALVLRSGIAKTIYQARQMVVHGHIEVNGGKVDKPSFRVRPDDIIMVRERSREKYPFQVAREGGYDTDGETPRYLQVNLKALAFRLDRDPNRKEIPVICDEQLVVEYYAR, encoded by the coding sequence GTGCCTAATCAGTCGCGTCCCAAGGTCAAGAAGAGCCGCGCGCTCGGCATTGCGCTGACGCCGAAGGCTGTCAAGTACTTCGAGGCCCGCCCCTACCCGCCGGGCGAGCACGGCCGCGGCCGCAAGCAGAACTCGGACTACAAGGTCCGTCTGCTCGAGAAGCAGCGTCTGCGCGCCCAGTACGACATCAGCGAGCGCCAGATGGCGCGTGCCTACGACCGCGCCAAGAAGGCCGAAGGCAAGACGGGTGAGGCGCTGGTCGTCGAGCTCGAGCGCCGCCTCGACGCTCTGGTGCTGCGTTCCGGTATCGCCAAGACGATCTACCAGGCCCGCCAGATGGTCGTTCACGGCCACATCGAGGTCAACGGTGGCAAGGTCGACAAGCCGTCGTTCCGTGTCCGCCCGGACGACATCATCATGGTCCGCGAGCGCAGCCGCGAGAAGTACCCCTTCCAGGTTGCCCGCGAGGGTGGTTACGACACCGACGGTGAGACCCCGCGCTACCTGCAGGTGAACCTGAAGGCCCTGGCCTTCCGCCTTGACCGGGACCCGAACCGCAAGGAAATCCCCGTGATCTGCGACGAGCAGCTCGTCGTCGAGTACTACGCCCGCTGA